In the genome of Bradyrhizobium arachidis, one region contains:
- a CDS encoding alpha/beta fold hydrolase encodes MASAPQDRFYESHGLRLHYADWGNAGAPPLILVHGGRDHCRSWDVIARSLQPHFHVVAPDLRGHGDSDWTRGGSYALTEYVYDLAQLVPTIAAPQVTLVGHSMGGMVSLIFSGSFPELVTRLVVLDGVTMLPDSPKPPVHERIGKWVSQLDRLHDRTPRRYATLADAAAQMVLHNKRLSRELALHLASHGARQNEDGTYSWKFDPYQRASAPHRLWPDDHVALWSRIACPTLLLNAGESFLAGARAAGLERYFPNARIETIAGAGHWLQHDKPQEVLGEIRRFLGLAEDGAG; translated from the coding sequence ATGGCTAGCGCGCCGCAAGACCGTTTCTATGAATCGCACGGCCTGCGGCTGCATTATGCCGATTGGGGCAACGCGGGCGCGCCGCCTCTCATCCTGGTCCATGGCGGCCGCGACCATTGCCGCAGCTGGGATGTCATCGCGCGATCGCTTCAGCCGCATTTCCATGTGGTCGCGCCCGACCTGCGCGGCCATGGCGATTCCGACTGGACCCGTGGCGGCAGCTACGCGCTGACGGAGTATGTCTACGACCTCGCTCAGCTCGTTCCGACCATCGCAGCGCCTCAAGTCACTCTCGTCGGCCATTCCATGGGCGGCATGGTGAGCCTGATCTTTTCAGGATCGTTCCCCGAGCTGGTCACCAGGCTCGTCGTCCTCGACGGCGTGACCATGCTGCCGGATTCACCGAAGCCACCGGTGCATGAGCGCATCGGCAAATGGGTCAGCCAGCTCGACAGACTGCACGACCGCACGCCGCGCCGCTATGCCACCCTCGCGGACGCCGCCGCGCAGATGGTGCTCCACAACAAGCGGCTGTCGCGCGAGCTCGCGCTGCATCTTGCCAGCCACGGCGCGCGGCAGAACGAGGACGGCACCTATAGCTGGAAGTTCGATCCCTACCAGCGCGCCAGCGCGCCGCACCGGCTCTGGCCGGACGATCACGTCGCGCTGTGGTCGCGCATCGCCTGCCCGACGCTGCTGCTCAATGCCGGCGAAAGTTTTCTGGCGGGCGCGAGAGCGGCAGGCCTCGAGCGCTATTTCCCCAACGCGCGCATTGAAACGATAGCCGGCGCCGGGCACTGGCTGCAGCACGACAAACCGCAGGAAGTGCTCGGCGAGATCCGGCGTTTTTTGGGTTTGGCTGAGGACGGCGCGGGTTAG
- a CDS encoding LysE family translocator yields the protein MTETNFWLFLAAAFLIAAIPGPGIFYVAARTLSEGRASGFASTAGTALGGMVHVVAGSLGISAIILTSAELFTAVKFVGALYLVWLGIKTFRSAGRALSLEREAVGDKRAFRDGVLVEALNPKTAAFFLAFIPQFLDPARSSPTLQFIMLGAISVTLNTLADVVVVLMASATRTQLIGRPHLMRRLTQGSGVFIAGLGLSLALARRPANG from the coding sequence ATGACCGAAACCAATTTCTGGCTGTTCCTGGCCGCAGCATTCCTCATTGCGGCAATTCCCGGCCCCGGCATTTTCTACGTCGCGGCACGAACCCTATCGGAAGGACGCGCAAGCGGCTTTGCCTCGACCGCGGGCACGGCGCTGGGCGGGATGGTCCATGTCGTGGCCGGCAGTCTCGGCATCTCCGCGATCATCCTGACGAGTGCGGAACTGTTCACCGCGGTGAAATTCGTCGGCGCACTCTATCTGGTCTGGCTCGGCATCAAGACGTTCCGTAGTGCCGGCCGCGCGCTGTCGCTGGAGCGCGAAGCCGTCGGTGACAAGCGCGCGTTTCGCGACGGCGTGCTGGTCGAGGCGCTGAACCCGAAGACCGCGGCGTTCTTCCTCGCCTTCATTCCGCAATTCCTCGATCCCGCGAGATCGAGCCCCACGCTGCAATTCATCATGCTGGGTGCGATCTCGGTGACGCTGAACACGCTCGCCGATGTCGTCGTGGTGCTGATGGCCTCGGCGACGCGCACGCAGCTGATCGGACGGCCGCATCTGATGCGGCGTCTCACCCAGGGCTCCGGCGTCTTCATCGCGGGACTCGGCCTCTCGCTCGCGCTGGCGAGGCGGCCGGCAAATGGCTAG
- the fabF gene encoding beta-ketoacyl-ACP synthase II, producing MRRIVVTGMGAVSPLGCGVELSWRRLLAGQSGLRPLPEWAQSLPARIAGLVPDKADDPEGGFDPGEAAAPKDQRKMDRFILFALLATAEAVAQAKWTPQDASALERTATIIASGVGGFPAMAEAVRITEQRGARRLSPFTIPSFLANLAAGHVSIKYGYKGALGTPVTACAAGVQAIGDAARMIRAGEADVAICGGAEACIDIVSLGGFAAARALSSAFNDEPARASRPFDRDRDGFVMGEGAGILVIEDLEHALARGATPIAEITGYGTTADAYHMTSGPPDGDGARRAMELALRQARLEPGDLQHLNAHATSTPAGDESELGAIGALFGRNRNIVVSATKSATGHLLGAAGGLEAIFTILALRDQIAPPTLNLENPDASADGIDIVSGSARPMPMQNAISNGFGFGGVNASAIFRRMG from the coding sequence ATGCGTCGTATCGTCGTGACAGGCATGGGCGCGGTGTCGCCGCTCGGCTGCGGTGTCGAATTGTCGTGGCGCCGGCTGCTTGCCGGCCAGAGCGGGCTGCGCCCGCTGCCCGAATGGGCGCAATCATTGCCCGCACGGATCGCCGGCCTCGTGCCCGACAAGGCCGACGATCCCGAGGGCGGATTCGACCCGGGAGAGGCCGCCGCGCCAAAAGACCAGCGCAAGATGGACCGCTTCATCCTGTTCGCGCTGCTCGCCACCGCAGAAGCGGTCGCGCAAGCCAAATGGACGCCGCAGGACGCATCTGCGCTGGAGCGCACTGCGACGATCATCGCCTCCGGCGTCGGCGGCTTCCCGGCGATGGCGGAAGCCGTGCGCATCACCGAGCAGCGCGGTGCGCGCCGCCTCTCGCCGTTCACGATTCCCTCGTTCCTCGCCAATCTCGCCGCCGGCCACGTCTCGATCAAATACGGCTACAAGGGCGCGCTCGGCACGCCTGTTACGGCGTGCGCCGCCGGCGTGCAGGCGATCGGCGATGCCGCGCGCATGATCCGCGCGGGCGAAGCCGATGTCGCGATCTGCGGCGGCGCGGAGGCCTGCATCGACATCGTCAGCCTCGGCGGCTTTGCCGCGGCCCGCGCGCTGTCGAGCGCATTCAACGACGAGCCCGCACGCGCCTCGCGCCCGTTCGATCGCGACCGCGACGGTTTTGTCATGGGCGAAGGCGCCGGCATTTTGGTGATCGAGGATCTCGAGCATGCGCTGGCGCGTGGCGCGACGCCGATCGCCGAGATCACCGGCTACGGCACGACCGCGGATGCCTACCACATGACGTCGGGTCCGCCCGACGGCGACGGCGCCCGCCGCGCCATGGAGCTCGCGCTGCGGCAGGCGCGGCTCGAGCCCGGCGATTTGCAGCACCTCAACGCGCATGCGACCTCGACGCCGGCCGGCGACGAAAGCGAGCTCGGCGCCATCGGCGCGCTGTTCGGCCGCAATCGAAACATCGTCGTGAGCGCGACCAAATCCGCTACCGGCCATCTGCTCGGCGCTGCCGGCGGCCTGGAAGCGATCTTCACCATCCTCGCCTTGCGCGACCAGATTGCGCCGCCCACGCTCAATCTCGAAAACCCCGACGCGAGCGCCGACGGCATCGACATCGTCTCGGGCAGCGCGCGGCCCATGCCGATGCAGAACGCCATCTCCAACGGATTCGGCTTCGGCGGGGTGAACGCCAGCGCGATCTTCCGCCGCATGGGCTGA
- a CDS encoding winged helix-turn-helix transcriptional regulator, translated as MQPKSPSILECPVGRAVETVGEWWSILILRDAFQGATKFDEFQQSLGIAPNILSRRLAHLTASGMFVRRRYQERPPRYEYVLTDKARDFFPVVAALLAWGNKHLAPKGESILLASRDGIRPLEPVVVDARDMRPITLANTVAIPGPRASRGMRARLASLKAMNPAVAPAGD; from the coding sequence ATGCAGCCCAAATCCCCTTCCATCCTGGAATGCCCGGTCGGCCGCGCCGTGGAGACGGTTGGCGAGTGGTGGAGCATCCTGATCCTGCGGGATGCGTTTCAGGGCGCGACCAAGTTCGACGAATTCCAGCAAAGCCTCGGGATCGCGCCGAACATCCTGTCGCGCCGGCTTGCCCATCTCACCGCGAGCGGCATGTTCGTGCGCCGCCGCTATCAGGAGCGGCCGCCGCGCTATGAATATGTGCTGACCGACAAGGCGCGGGATTTCTTTCCGGTGGTCGCCGCGCTGCTCGCCTGGGGCAACAAGCATCTCGCCCCAAAAGGCGAATCCATCCTGCTGGCGAGCCGCGACGGCATCCGTCCACTCGAGCCGGTCGTGGTCGATGCGAGAGACATGCGTCCGATCACGCTCGCCAATACGGTCGCCATTCCCGGCCCCCGCGCCAGCCGCGGCATGCGCGCGCGGCTCGCTTCGCTCAAAGCCATGAACCCGGCCGTCGCGCCGGCTGGAGACTGA
- a CDS encoding polyprenyl synthetase family protein, whose translation MAVIVPFETPGASIEELVALVAGDMERVNATILSRTGSDVTMIPEVANHLISSGGKRLRPMLTLAMANLAGCTGDGHIKLAASVEFMHTATLLHDDVVDESEMRRGKLSARMLWGNEASVLVGDFLLGQAFRMMVEVGSLRALDILSAAAATIAEGEVMQLAAAKNTATTEDEYLAVIRGKTAELFAAACEVGPVIANRPKAEQTACRSVGMNLGIAFQLVDDVLDYGGKSAKLGKNTGDDFREGKITLPVVLAFRRGNDNERAFWIRALERGEIGDSDLDHAIGLMNKHRALEDTLSRAQHYGAMAVDALALFPPSPMKSALEQVVAFCLARSH comes from the coding sequence GTGGCCGTCATCGTACCTTTCGAAACTCCCGGCGCGTCGATCGAAGAGCTGGTGGCCCTTGTCGCTGGTGACATGGAACGCGTCAACGCCACGATCCTGTCGCGGACCGGCTCAGACGTAACCATGATCCCGGAGGTCGCCAACCACCTGATCTCCTCCGGCGGCAAGCGGCTGCGGCCGATGCTGACGCTCGCCATGGCCAACCTCGCCGGCTGCACCGGCGACGGCCACATCAAGCTCGCCGCGTCCGTCGAGTTCATGCACACCGCCACGCTGCTGCACGACGACGTCGTCGACGAGAGCGAGATGCGCCGCGGCAAGCTGTCGGCGCGCATGCTCTGGGGCAACGAGGCCAGCGTGCTGGTCGGCGACTTCCTGCTCGGACAGGCGTTCCGCATGATGGTCGAGGTCGGCTCGCTGCGCGCGCTCGACATCCTGTCCGCGGCCGCCGCCACCATCGCCGAGGGCGAGGTGATGCAGCTTGCCGCCGCCAAGAACACAGCGACCACCGAGGACGAATATCTCGCCGTGATCCGCGGCAAGACCGCCGAGCTGTTTGCTGCGGCCTGCGAGGTCGGCCCTGTGATCGCCAACCGCCCCAAGGCCGAGCAGACCGCCTGCCGCTCGGTCGGCATGAATCTCGGCATCGCCTTCCAGCTCGTCGACGACGTGCTCGACTATGGCGGCAAGAGCGCAAAGCTCGGCAAGAATACCGGCGACGATTTCCGCGAGGGCAAGATCACCCTGCCCGTCGTGCTCGCGTTCCGCCGCGGCAATGACAACGAGCGCGCCTTCTGGATCCGCGCGCTCGAACGCGGCGAAATCGGCGATAGCGATCTCGACCACGCCATCGGCCTGATGAACAAGCACCGCGCGCTCGAGGACACGCTGAGCCGCGCCCAACACTACGGCGCCATGGCGGTGGATGCGCTGGCGCTGTTCCCGCCCTCGCCGATGAAGAGCGCGCTGGAGCAGGTGGTGGCGTTCTGCCTGGCGCGGTCGCACTGA
- a CDS encoding DUF2007 domain-containing protein, which translates to MRELVRTNDMVLVSAIGALLDGANIHHLVLDQNMSIIEGSLGILPRRILVHEDDAQEARQLLTEAGLSHELRGDD; encoded by the coding sequence TTGCGTGAACTGGTTCGGACCAACGACATGGTGCTGGTGTCGGCGATCGGCGCGCTGCTCGACGGCGCCAATATCCATCATCTGGTGCTGGACCAGAACATGAGCATCATCGAGGGCTCGCTCGGCATTCTGCCGCGGCGGATCCTGGTCCATGAGGACGACGCCCAGGAGGCCCGTCAGCTCCTGACCGAGGCGGGCCTCAGCCACGAACTGCGCGGCGATGATTGA
- a CDS encoding tRNA1(Val) (adenine(37)-N6)-methyltransferase, with product MIDVVTDITEDAFLGGQLQLKQKRSGHRAGHDAILLAAATEAHAGDRVVDLGAGIGTAGLALARRVAGIRLCLVEINPELAELARANAAANAIAAEAIVLDVTADAQAFAANDLPPDSVDAVLMNPPFNDPARHRGSPDQARQTAHVATDETLHAWVHAARRILRSNGALTLIWRADGIGDVLAALSRGFGSLAILPVHGEAGRPAIRVLVRAVKGGRAPTRLLSGLVLNDESRVPKKEVSDILEGRAALPLAEP from the coding sequence ATGATTGACGTCGTCACAGATATCACCGAGGACGCCTTTCTCGGCGGGCAGTTGCAGCTGAAGCAAAAGCGGAGCGGCCATCGCGCCGGGCACGACGCCATATTGCTGGCGGCGGCGACCGAGGCCCACGCAGGCGACCGCGTGGTCGATCTCGGCGCCGGCATCGGCACGGCCGGGCTGGCGCTGGCGCGTCGCGTCGCTGGGATCAGGCTCTGCCTGGTCGAGATCAATCCGGAACTGGCGGAGTTGGCGCGCGCCAATGCGGCGGCGAACGCGATCGCCGCCGAGGCCATCGTGCTCGACGTCACCGCGGATGCGCAGGCGTTTGCGGCAAATGACCTGCCGCCCGACAGTGTCGATGCCGTGCTGATGAACCCGCCTTTCAACGATCCTGCGCGCCACCGTGGCTCGCCCGATCAGGCGCGCCAGACCGCGCATGTCGCGACCGACGAGACGCTGCATGCCTGGGTGCATGCAGCACGGCGCATCCTCCGATCGAATGGCGCGCTCACCTTGATCTGGCGTGCAGATGGAATCGGCGATGTCCTGGCAGCGCTGTCACGCGGCTTCGGGAGCCTCGCGATCCTGCCGGTTCATGGCGAGGCGGGACGGCCCGCGATCCGCGTGCTGGTCCGCGCGGTCAAGGGCGGTCGGGCCCCGACACGCCTGCTATCGGGCCTCGTGCTCAACGATGAGTCACGCGTGCCTAAAAAAGAGGTGAGCGATATTCTGGAAGGGAGGGCCGCATTGCCGCTGGCGGAGCCGTGA
- a CDS encoding S49 family peptidase, whose protein sequence is MAEQLNDRDSSGLADKLMQYLPARFRPGTAVVPVVRLSGVIGAVTPLRPGMTLAGVARILERAFSYRNAKAVALVINSPGGSPVQSRQIYLRIKQLAAEKKLPVLVFVEDVAASGGYMIACAGDEIICDPSSILGSIGVVGGSFGFQDAIRRLGIERRLYTAGAHKAMLDPFLPENPDDVAKLKAIQREIHQIFISLVKDSRGARLNGNDDTLFTGEYWAGESAIALGLADGIGDLRSTLRARYGEKVLTPVIAQPTGLLSGLFGRKAPGAGQLLAMESMAGLPDELISAVETRAIWAKFGF, encoded by the coding sequence ATGGCCGAACAATTGAACGATCGAGACAGTTCCGGCCTAGCCGACAAGCTCATGCAATATCTGCCGGCGCGCTTCCGTCCCGGCACGGCGGTGGTGCCGGTGGTGCGGCTCTCGGGCGTGATCGGGGCGGTGACACCGCTGCGGCCGGGCATGACGCTCGCCGGGGTCGCGCGAATCCTGGAGCGGGCGTTTTCCTATCGGAATGCCAAGGCGGTAGCGCTGGTGATCAATTCGCCTGGCGGCTCGCCGGTGCAGTCGCGCCAGATCTATCTGCGCATCAAGCAGCTTGCGGCGGAGAAGAAGCTGCCCGTACTGGTGTTCGTCGAGGACGTCGCGGCCTCCGGCGGCTACATGATCGCCTGCGCCGGCGACGAGATCATCTGCGATCCGTCCTCCATCCTCGGCTCGATCGGCGTGGTCGGCGGCAGCTTCGGTTTCCAGGACGCGATCAGGCGGCTCGGCATCGAGCGGCGCCTCTACACCGCCGGTGCGCACAAGGCGATGCTCGATCCGTTCCTCCCGGAAAACCCGGATGACGTGGCGAAGCTGAAGGCGATCCAGCGCGAGATCCACCAGATCTTCATTTCGCTGGTGAAGGACAGCCGCGGCGCACGGCTGAACGGCAATGACGACACGCTCTTCACCGGAGAGTACTGGGCCGGCGAGAGCGCGATCGCGCTCGGGCTCGCCGACGGCATCGGCGATCTCCGCTCAACTCTTCGTGCCCGCTATGGCGAGAAGGTTCTCACCCCCGTGATTGCCCAGCCGACAGGACTTTTGTCCGGCCTTTTTGGGCGGAAAGCGCCCGGCGCGGGGCAGCTTTTGGCCATGGAATCAATGGCCGGGCTGCCGGACGAGCTGATCTCGGCGGTCGAGACGCGGGCGATTTGGGCGAAATTCGGGTTCTAG
- a CDS encoding glycine--tRNA ligase subunit alpha, translating to MDASLPAHMRPERSFQGFILALQRFWAEQGCVILQPYDMEMGAGTFHPATTLRALGPKPWNAAYVQPSRRPKDGRYGENPNRMQHYYQFQVIMKPSPPNLQELYLKSLAAIGIDSAVHDIRFVEDDWESPTLGAWGLGWECWCDGMEVSQFTYFQQVAGFECAPVAGELTYGLERLAMYVQGVDRVYDLNFNGREGDAKVTYGDVFLQAEQEYSRHNFEYADTAMLFEQFKMAEAACRKYLDAGWREGGNKKQHLMALPAYDQCIKASHVFNLLDARGVISVTERQSYILRVRELAKACGEAWIHTEAGGAA from the coding sequence ATGGACGCCTCATTGCCCGCCCATATGCGCCCGGAACGTTCGTTCCAGGGCTTCATCCTCGCGCTCCAGCGGTTCTGGGCCGAGCAGGGCTGCGTGATCCTGCAGCCCTACGACATGGAGATGGGCGCAGGCACCTTCCATCCGGCGACGACACTCCGCGCGCTCGGGCCTAAGCCCTGGAATGCGGCCTATGTGCAGCCCTCGCGCCGGCCCAAGGACGGCCGCTACGGCGAGAATCCGAACCGGATGCAGCACTACTACCAGTTCCAGGTGATCATGAAGCCGTCGCCGCCGAACCTTCAGGAGCTGTACCTGAAGTCGCTTGCCGCGATCGGCATCGATTCCGCCGTGCACGACATCCGCTTCGTCGAGGACGACTGGGAGAGCCCGACGCTGGGCGCCTGGGGCCTCGGCTGGGAGTGCTGGTGCGACGGCATGGAAGTCAGCCAGTTCACTTACTTCCAGCAGGTTGCCGGCTTCGAATGCGCCCCCGTCGCGGGCGAGCTCACCTATGGGCTCGAGCGCCTTGCGATGTATGTGCAGGGCGTCGACCGCGTCTATGACCTCAACTTCAACGGCCGCGAGGGCGACGCCAAGGTCACCTATGGCGACGTGTTCCTGCAAGCCGAGCAGGAATATTCGCGGCACAATTTTGAATACGCCGACACCGCGATGCTGTTCGAGCAGTTCAAGATGGCGGAAGCGGCCTGCCGAAAGTATCTCGACGCCGGCTGGCGCGAAGGCGGCAACAAGAAGCAGCACCTGATGGCGCTGCCGGCCTATGACCAGTGCATCAAAGCCAGTCACGTCTTCAATCTCTTGGACGCGCGCGGCGTGATCTCGGTGACGGAGCGGCAGAGCTACATCTTGCGTGTGCGCGAATTGGCAAAAGCCTGCGGCGAGGCCTGGATCCATACTGAAGCGGGCGGAGCGGCCTGA
- the glyS gene encoding glycine--tRNA ligase subunit beta, whose amino-acid sequence MPELLLELFSEEIPARMQAKAADDLRRMVTDKLVAEGLVYEGAKAFATPRRLALTVHGIPARQPDLKTERRGPKVGAPDAAVQGFLKATGLKSLDEAKIQRDPKGDFYIGLIEKPGRDAIDVLAEILPVIIRTFPWPKSMRWGARSGKPGSLSWVRPLHAITATFGLETEEPDIVKFEVDGIGAGQTTYGHRFMAPDAISVRRFEDYEAKLKAAKVILDPQARKDIIFEDAKELTFAQGFELVEDQVLLDEVSGLVEWPVVMMGSFEQEYLAIPDEVIRATIRNNQKCFVVKDPKTGKLTNKFVLTANIEATDGGKVIVSGNERVIRPRLSDAKFFYETDLKTKLEDRLPKFEQIVFHEKLGTQGARIKRIERLAAEIAPLVGADVAKATRGAHLAKADLLTEVVGEFPEVQGLMGKYYALAQGEDASVAAACEEHYKPQGPADRVPTDPVSVAVALADKIDTLVGFWAIDEKPTGSKDPYALRRAALGVIRLIAENALRLSLMQVAASALAGLSVQPADAQKLPSDLLAFFADRLKVQLREQGARHDLVDAVFALGGQDDLLMIVRRVEALGKFLDSDDGKNLLAGTKRASNILSIEEKKDKRSFDGAPDAALYSLAEEKALAKAIGEVKAEASAAVAKEDFAAAMSAMAKLRPPVDAFFDKVRVNDDDAKVRENRLKLLNEIRSATRAVADFSKIQD is encoded by the coding sequence ATGCCCGAACTTTTGCTTGAACTCTTCTCGGAAGAAATCCCCGCGCGCATGCAGGCCAAGGCGGCCGACGATCTGCGCCGCATGGTCACCGACAAGCTCGTCGCCGAAGGCCTGGTCTATGAGGGCGCGAAAGCCTTCGCGACGCCGCGCCGCCTCGCGCTCACCGTGCATGGCATCCCCGCGCGCCAGCCTGATCTGAAGACCGAGCGCCGCGGACCGAAGGTCGGCGCGCCCGATGCGGCGGTGCAGGGCTTTCTGAAAGCGACAGGTCTGAAGTCGCTGGATGAGGCCAAGATCCAGCGCGACCCCAAGGGCGACTTCTACATCGGCTTGATCGAGAAGCCCGGTCGCGACGCGATCGACGTGCTCGCGGAAATCCTGCCCGTTATCATCCGCACCTTCCCCTGGCCGAAATCGATGCGCTGGGGTGCGCGCTCGGGCAAGCCGGGCTCGCTGAGTTGGGTGCGTCCGCTGCACGCGATCACCGCGACGTTCGGGCTCGAGACGGAAGAGCCCGATATCGTGAAGTTCGAGGTCGACGGCATCGGGGCCGGCCAGACGACTTATGGCCATCGCTTCATGGCGCCGGACGCGATCTCCGTGCGCCGCTTCGAGGACTATGAAGCCAAGCTGAAGGCGGCAAAGGTCATCCTCGATCCGCAGGCGCGCAAGGACATCATCTTCGAAGACGCCAAGGAGCTGACCTTCGCGCAAGGCTTTGAGCTGGTCGAGGATCAGGTGCTGCTCGACGAGGTCTCGGGCCTCGTCGAATGGCCGGTCGTCATGATGGGATCGTTCGAGCAGGAATATCTCGCGATCCCCGACGAAGTGATCCGTGCAACCATCCGCAACAACCAGAAGTGCTTTGTCGTCAAGGATCCCAAGACCGGCAAGCTGACCAACAAATTCGTCCTCACCGCCAATATCGAGGCGACCGACGGCGGCAAGGTCATCGTATCAGGCAACGAGCGCGTGATCCGTCCGCGCCTGTCGGATGCGAAGTTCTTCTATGAGACTGATCTGAAGACGAAGCTCGAGGATCGGCTGCCGAAGTTCGAGCAGATCGTTTTCCACGAGAAGCTTGGAACGCAGGGCGCGCGCATCAAACGCATCGAGCGTCTTGCCGCCGAGATCGCGCCGCTGGTCGGCGCCGATGTCGCCAAGGCGACGCGTGGTGCGCATCTCGCCAAGGCGGACTTGCTGACTGAAGTCGTCGGCGAATTCCCCGAGGTGCAGGGCCTGATGGGCAAGTACTACGCGCTGGCGCAAGGCGAGGACGCCTCCGTCGCTGCTGCCTGCGAGGAACACTACAAGCCGCAAGGCCCCGCCGATCGCGTGCCGACCGATCCGGTTAGCGTTGCGGTGGCGCTCGCCGACAAGATCGATACGCTCGTCGGCTTCTGGGCCATCGACGAGAAGCCGACGGGATCGAAGGATCCGTATGCACTGCGTCGCGCAGCGCTGGGCGTGATCCGGCTGATCGCCGAGAATGCGCTGCGTTTGTCGCTGATGCAGGTGGCGGCGTCCGCGCTCGCCGGCTTGTCGGTGCAGCCCGCGGATGCGCAGAAGCTCCCGAGCGACCTGCTCGCCTTCTTCGCCGACCGGCTAAAAGTCCAGCTCCGCGAGCAGGGCGCGCGTCACGATCTCGTCGATGCCGTGTTCGCGCTCGGCGGCCAGGACGATCTCCTGATGATCGTCCGCCGCGTCGAGGCGCTCGGAAAATTCCTCGACAGCGACGACGGCAAGAACCTGCTCGCCGGCACCAAGCGCGCCAGCAACATCCTCTCGATCGAGGAGAAGAAGGACAAGCGCAGCTTCGACGGCGCGCCCGATGCTGCGCTCTACAGCCTCGCCGAGGAGAAGGCGCTGGCGAAGGCGATCGGCGAGGTGAAGGCGGAAGCAAGCGCCGCCGTCGCCAAGGAGGACTTCGCCGCCGCGATGAGCGCGATGGCAAAGCTGCGTCCGCCGGTCGACGCATTCTTCGACAAGGTGCGCGTCAACGACGACGATGCGAAGGTGCGCGAGAACCGGCTGAAGCTGCTCAACGAGATCCGCAGCGCCACGCGTGCGGTGGCGGATTTCTCGAAGATCCAGGATTGA
- a CDS encoding DUF1236 domain-containing protein produces the protein MRNRILALAALAAAIGSPLAAQAQSGVTVGRAPVVVDSGPTIAVEQRPAFRDYVVEQRVPAFRIPDRVVVGATLPETGITYYDVPQRFGATTYRYTVVNGETVLVEPRSRRIVEVMD, from the coding sequence ATGCGGAACAGGATTCTTGCTCTTGCAGCGCTTGCGGCCGCGATCGGCTCGCCCTTGGCGGCGCAGGCGCAAAGCGGGGTCACGGTCGGACGCGCGCCTGTCGTGGTCGATTCTGGCCCGACCATCGCGGTCGAACAGCGACCGGCCTTCCGCGACTATGTCGTTGAACAACGTGTGCCGGCCTTCCGTATTCCGGATCGCGTGGTGGTCGGAGCCACCTTACCGGAGACCGGCATCACCTATTATGACGTGCCGCAACGTTTCGGCGCCACCACCTATCGCTACACCGTCGTGAACGGCGAGACCGTGCTGGTTGAGCCGCGCTCGCGTCGCATCGTCGAGGTGATGGACTAG
- a CDS encoding DUF3096 domain-containing protein, which yields MHITVAHISPILSLIAGVLILIMPRLLNLIVAIFLIINGAIGLGLLKWLHL from the coding sequence ATGCACATCACCGTCGCCCACATTTCGCCGATCCTGTCGTTGATTGCGGGCGTGCTCATCCTGATCATGCCGCGGCTGCTCAACCTGATCGTCGCGATCTTTCTCATCATCAATGGCGCGATCGGGCTTGGGCTCCTGAAGTGGCTTCACCTCTAG